In Candidatus Cloacimonadota bacterium, the genomic stretch TTGAATCCTTATATGCTCATTTAGATTCTGTTTTTGTGGAAAAAGGGGATATCGTTTATCCGGATACAAAAGTCGGATTGACCGGTTATACCGGGAACATAAAGGAAAGTGGCAAAGCCTCTCATCTCCATCTGGAATTGCGGGATAGCGATTTGGAAACTTTTGATCCGGAAGATAGAATTTATTATTATCACGGTGGTATTCGGCATTTTCTGGAGCAGTTGGATTGATAGCTGAAATTGAATATTGTAACCGAGGTTACTTACAAATATCAAATAATCAACTTAGCAAGTTTTATTTAATAATAACAATTGGAATATAGATATCTACCTCTGCGTTCATCCCTTTTTGACAACGTTCATCATATAATTCAAAATCAGCAGAATTTGCTCGTTGATATTCTGAATTGGGCAGCCATTCTTTGTAAATATATTTGACTGTATTCTGAATAGAATCAGGGATTTTTCCTATAGCAGTAAAAACCCCATATTGTGCTGCAGGAATAAATTTGGAGACCATTCCTTCCGGCACATTTTCAGTATTTGTAACTTCTGCTCCGATTATGTAGGAAAAACTTTCATCTTGATTAAAATCCATACAGATCCCTAAAACCGTATCAGGATATTTTCTGTTTGGAATATCGTGAATTTGTCCTTGCTTTAGAATTTTATCCCAGAAATCGGGAATTTCGGTAAAATTTTTACCTTTATGAATAGTTGTTTTCAACTCAATTCCGATAATGGGAAAGGAATCTTTTGTGATTATTTTTGGTTTCATAATAATATTCTCCAATTTTTAATTATTTATTTTGGTTATAAATCGGACATACCCAGCCCGAGAAATAATTTTATACTAAGTTGGGTGTCTTCATTTCCGGATTGTTCAATTGTTCCCGTCAAAGATGCATTCAATAGATTTGTAATCGAATAACTTGATCCCAATTCCAGATGATTTGAGGCTAAACT encodes the following:
- a CDS encoding GyrI-like domain-containing protein, with translation MKPKIITKDSFPIIGIELKTTIHKGKNFTEIPDFWDKILKQGQIHDIPNRKYPDTVLGICMDFNQDESFSYIIGAEVTNTENVPEGMVSKFIPAAQYGVFTAIGKIPDSIQNTVKYIYKEWLPNSEYQRANSADFELYDERCQKGMNAEVDIYIPIVIIK
- a CDS encoding M23 family metallopeptidase encodes the protein ESLYAHLDSVFVEKGDIVYPDTKVGLTGYTGNIKESGKASHLHLELRDSDLETFDPEDRIYYYHGGIRHFLEQLD